One window of the Lodderomyces elongisporus chromosome 6, complete sequence genome contains the following:
- the PCL1 gene encoding PHO85 cyclin-1 codes for MVSALDLQALNIFLNGPITHDMIHKLVVATLQVIPCKDTKSQTYTTTNNTVKQLPSLMTFLTKLIKYTNVYTGTLMATLVYLQKLKNKLPQNAQGLPCTRHRILLSCLILSSKFHNDSSPKNKHWAKYTDGLFNVKDINLMERQLIYLLNWDIRVENEDMCQMLGSFLEPIKSQIIKTEKLKLWKKQQEQQQQQLQHQQLQHQAQKQAFTTYQSIPVSPSSTRLSPSTSTSTATAAAAAAAYPSPSSSRSSSTSPYQHSKQYHYQQQQQQQQQQRPQPYPQQSQYLDPYAHYRQDSHSSISSVSTSNSLESAYSHRSSISASTSSNSISMLVNEKPHSAGIPAASAQSSIMPKHQVDTASVDPMIEFTAIKEEIELNNLLKRFNGCGNAGIAATTRA; via the coding sequence ATGGTTTCCGCACTTGATTTACAGGCACTCAACATCTTCCTCAATGGTCCCATCACCCACGACATGATCCACAAGTTGGTTGTTGCTACATTGCAGGTGATTCCATGCAAAGACACCAAGTCTCAAACATACACAACTACAAATAACACCGTGAAGCAATTGCCATCATTAATGACTTTTTTGACAAAATTGATCAAGTACACAAATGTCTACACCGGTACCTTGATGGCTACCCTCGTTTACttgcaaaaattgaaaaacaaattgccCCAAAATGCTCAAGGCTTGCCTTGCACCAGACACAGAATCTTGTTGAGCTGCTTGATCTTGTCGAGCAAATTCCACAATGACTCGAGccccaaaaacaaacactGGGCCAAATACACCGATGGCTTGTTCAACGTTAAAGATATCAACCTCATGGAGAGACAATTGATTTACTTGTTGAACTGGGACATCAGAGTCGAAAACGAAGATATGTGCCAAATGTTGGGATCATTCTTGGAACCAATCAAGTCACAAATTATCAAGACTGAAAAACTCAAGCTCTggaagaaacaacaagagcaacaacaacaacaactccaacaccaacaactcCAACACCAAGCACAAAAACAAGCATTTACAACTTACCAGTCCATCCCAGTCTCACCATCTTCAACAAGATTATCCCCATCCACATCTACTTCCACTGCAACGGCAGCCgcagctgctgctgcataTCCATCCCCATCCTCATCTCGCAGCTCCTCCACCAGTCCATATCAACACTCAAAACAGTACCactaccaacaacaacagcaacaacaacagcaacagagaCCACAACCATATCCACAACAAAGCCAATACCTCGACCCTTATGCTCACTACAGACAAGACTCCCATTCCTCAATTTCTTCAGTCTCTACTTCAAACTCCTTGGAGTCAGCCTACAGTCATAGATCCTCAATTTCCGCATCCACTTCATCGAATTCAATCTCAATGTTGGTGAATGAGAAGCCACATTCAGCTGGTATCCCTGCTGCTTCTGCGCAATCATCCATTATGCCCAAACATCAAGTTGACACAGCACTGGTTGACCCAATGATTGAGTTTACTGCGATCAAGGAGGAAATTGAGTTGAACAACCTCTTGAAGAGGTTTAATGGTTGCGGTAATGCTGGCATTGCTGCAACCACCAGAGCATAA
- the TOF1 gene encoding Topoisomerase 1-associated factor 1 (BUSCO:EOG09260H81) has protein sequence MSDSESATDIENYRDAEELDDFIDYSDEEQQRGGKENVYHRAREHKLLQSNQEYADFDQEEQLGLGEGEGEAEEEEQEEEEMEEDKIRALTTTLKPNETQAQKLLKAHIAVLVSALGGIDHTSEIVPPPYKLGHDALACLKDIKRWIRAVDERQHNYEVALACAESGLVQNDLIIILCQWDSQMQNKKQKTDTMVRNKTAMEKIMLSCLEILVLLTWPMEFGTNLSENQKLLFAQVRKIQVLHKKHILTYNDGQVLKAVIRLALPVIAKTRIDREPRDNQILRLVLYFTRNLLAIEPENDSISTKTNNKRATPSSNLPNGVSPDDISINNLLRVFKKNKVLMLLLTITGSINSEFEKDLFNEICLESVYLLIKGLEAKDVLVNKPTSTTKMNTKTAAAAATTATTATTTTTNTTSSVDISATTPLQPLSSTVGLQLQDLLNTEAKKRQSQKQHIATRHGKFGTLLSIRSADANSYVVSGEEALINSNGTMDKLDKSKTWKMKNHFTYDSDEFVKTNSPIYLNAQGRQILSYFIEEFLSGGCFNNLIESMTSKLTSQSEYSLIDELTQASYFYTIAWFLNYQREQITLSGSQTFDFGVVRAALSEVNFILIVAYFRDSHQKRLWNSLHVAMICFKELLHISNSIFGKKRARTTNDDTIGDDEQYEIDRELAEGIIRKLFSFNEFLNTLVQVPQIAYKHSPRFLAESIRVITIILKSFESFAKEDLQLYVQTKRRRNKKKQQRINELDRDTESKLSTAIYESDEELAQENLREVTRERKLNFQATEVRFFHQNVVTTYIEYMSRFEDLTHEDIKMCLTYFHKLFVVRKDYNGLFRLDFMQLIYKLRNHLPKGSPIRLKVDEFIYYFMKKFKSAITRFPNPLEILFPRFEETRFKHYLSTGELYQLDTAVDPRAIRNLNKEVIDNDYNDAVDNDNNNDNYNEDDEDGIAFEIEANPEAADNHAYDLDRLDELESQLTNYQSRNKNRSSLEKGIAKKRNSRKKSTKTSKVNSDGGDSDDDDDDADAAAAAKAHRKRRVPRDLLFEEPKPLRSAEFINDSDDESDDEKNAEFFAREERLRQLLNQTGNITDAQKLEEFKKVWQQYSKTGGSIMQDAVANAVKEVSLFISDGDDDDDDGNGNENQKGKRKRTRDEADDFDGVSTILDSVQSQVSDNGSSQGNFASDAEVYHASSNTSDTELETNKRAKIDDAEEKEDEGKGEKEEDDNADEDEDEDEDVDGEESFPVVHHKKKRAIISDDEE, from the coding sequence ATGAGTGACTCAGAGTCTGCAACAGACATTGAAAACTACCGTGATGCTGAGGAGTTGGACGATTTTATTGACTACAGCgatgaagaacaacaacgaggaggaaaagaaaatgtatATCATCGAGCGAGGGAACACAAATTGTTACAGTCTAATCAAGAATATGCAGATTTTGatcaagaagaacaacTAGGACtcggagaaggagaaggagaagcagaagaggaagaacaggaagaagaagagatggAGGAAGATAAGATAAGGGCTTTGACAACAACACTAAAGCCGAATGAGACACAGGCTCAGAAATTATTGAAAGCACACATCGCAGTCTTGGTTTCAGCATTGGGTGGTATCGACCACACCTCGGAAATTGTTCCACCACCCTATAAATTGGGTCACGATGCGTTGGCGTGCTTAAAAGATATTAAGCGATGGATAAGAGCCGTGGATGAAAGACAACATAATTATGAAGTTGCTTTGGCCTGTGCTGAAAGTGGATTGGTTCAAAACGACTTGATAATCATCCTTTGTCAATGGGACAGCCAaatgcaaaacaaaaaacaaaaaactgATACAATGGTACGCAATAAAACAGCAATGGAAAAAATCATGCTTTCGTGTTTGGAAATATTGGTCCTTCTAACATGGCCCATGGAGTTTGGAACCAACCTATctgaaaaccaaaaattaCTCTTTGCGCAAGTCCGCAAGATTCAAGTCTTGCACAAGAAACACATCTTGACATACAACGATGGACAAGTGCTTAAAGCAGTAATTAGACTTGCATTACCTGTTATTGCCAAAACCCGCATAGACAGAGAACCACGCGATAACCAAATTTTACGATTAGTCCTCTATTTTACAAGAAATTTGTTAGCCATTGAACCAGAAAACGATTCAATCTCAACAAAGACCAACAATAAAAGAGCTACACCATCTTCCAATCTACCAAATGGAGTCTCTCCAGATGATATATCCATAAACAACTTGTTGCGcgttttcaaaaaaaataaagtccTAATGTTGCTCCTCACCATAACAGGATCAATAAAttcagaatttgaaaaagactTGTTCAACGAGATATGTCTTGAAAGTGTCTACTTGTTAATCAAGGGACTCGAAGCAAAAGATGTGTTGGTAAACAAACCAACATCCACAACAAAAATGAACACCaaaacagcagcagcagcagcaacaacagcaacaacagcaacaacaacaacaacaaacaccaCCTCCTCTGTAGATATAAGCGCTACTACACCGTTACAACCACTATCAAGTACTGTTGGCCTTCAGTTGCAAGATTTGCTCAATACTGAAGCCAAAAAGCGACAAAGTCAAAAACAACACATTGCTACGCGACACGGTAAGTTTGGCACTTTGCTCTCCATTAGATCGGCAGATGCAAATTCATATGTTGTTTCGGGAGAAGAGGCATTAATCAATTCCAATGGAACAATGGATAAATTGGACAAGTCGAAAAcatggaaaatgaaaaaccaTTTCACTTACGACTCCGACGAATTTGTCAAGACCAACTCGCCAATATATCTCAACGCACAAGGACGACAAATCTTGAGCTATTTTATCGAGGAATTTTTATCCGGTGGTTGCTTCAACAACTTGATTGAGAGTATGACTTCTAAACTTACTAGCCAACTGGAGTACTCCTTAATTGACGAGCTCACACAAGCTAGTTATTTCTATACCATTGCATGGTTTTTAAATTATCAAAGAGAACAAATTACTTTATCGGGACTGCAGACATTTGATTTTGGAGTTGTACGTGCTGCATTGAGCGAAGTAAACTTTATTTTGATTGTGGCGTATTTTAGAGACTCACATCAAAAAAGGTTGTGGAACTCGTTGCATGTGGCTATGATATGTTTTAAAGAATTGTTGCACATTTCAAACTCCATTTTTGGTAAGAaaagagcaagaacaacaaatgATGATACAATTGGTGACGACGAACAGTATGAGATTGATCGCGAGCTTGCCGAGGGTATTATTCGGAAACTATTTTCATTCAATGAGTTTCTCAATACCTTGGTGCAAGTCCCTCAAATTGCATACAAGCACTCGCCAAGGTTTCTTGCCGAATCCATTCGCGTTATAACAATTATTTTAAAATCATTTGAATCTTTTGCCAAAGAAGATTTGCAGTTATATGTCCAGacaaagagaaggagaaacaaaaagaaacagcaGCGAATTAATGAGTTGGATAGAGATACTGAGTCGAAGCTTAGTACTGCAATCTACGAGTCGGATGAAGAGTTGGCACAAGAAAATTTAAGAGAAGTAACTCgtgaaagaaaattgaatttTCAAGCAACTGAAGTACGATTTTTCCATCAAAATGTTGTTACAACATATATTGAATACATGTCTCGATTTGAAGACTTGACTCATGAAGACATCAAGATGTGTCTTACATATTTCCacaaattgtttgttgtaCGAAAAGATTATAATGGATTATTCAGATTAGACTTTATGCAATTGATATACAAATTGCGCAACCACTTACCCAAAGGGTCGCCGATTAGACTCAAAGTAGACgagtttatttattattttatgaAGAAGTTCAAACTGGCAATAACGAGGTTTCCCAACCCTTTGGAAATTTTATTTCCCCGATTTGAAGAAACGAGGTTTAAACATTACTTGTCAACAGGTGAATTGTATCAATTAGATACAGCTGTTGACCCAAGAGCAATCAGAAATTTAAATAAGGAGGTGATTGACAATGACTATAATGATGCCGTGGATAACGACAATAACAATGACAACTACAATGAGgacgatgaagatggaATAGCATTTGAGATTGAGGCTAACCCCGAGGCAGCAGATAATCATGCCTATGATTTGGACAGATTGGACGAATTAGAAAGTCAATTAACTAATTACCAATCGCGGAATAAGAATAGATCATCTTTGGAGAAAGGAATTGCCAAGAAAAGGAACTCCAGGaagaaatcaacaaaaacatcTAAAGTCAATAGTGATGGTGGCGACAgcgacgacgacgatgatgatgctgatgctgctgctgctgccaaGGCACATCGGAAAAGACGCGTTCCGAGAGACTTACTTTTTGAAGAACCCAAACCTTTGCGTTCAGCCGAGTTTATTAACGATTCCGATGATGAATCAGATGATGAGAAGAATGCCGAGTTTTTTGCTCGAGAGGAGAGATTGAGACAATTATTGAATCAAACAGGTAATATTACTGATGCGCAAAAACTCGAAGAGTTCAAGAAAGTTTGGCAGCAATACTCAAAAACAGGTGGATCAATCATGCAGGATGCGGTTGCCAACGCTGTGAAAGAAGTGTCCTTGTTTATCtctgatggtgatgatgatgatgacgatggcAACGGTAATGAAAATCAGAAGGGGAAGCGCAAAAGGACGCGGGATGAAGCTGACGATTTTGATGGTGTATCTACTATTTTGGATTCTGTACAGAGTCAAGTACTGGATAATGGCAGCTCACAAGGTAACTTTGCTAGTGATGCGGAAGTATACCATGCATCTTCAAACACGTCCGACACTGAACTAGAGACCAATAAACGAGCTAAAATAGACgatgcagaagaaaaagaagatgaaggaaaaggagaaaaagaggaagacgATAATGCtgatgaggatgaagatgaagatgaagatgttgaTGGCGAGGAGTCATTTCCAGTAGTGCATCATAAAAAGAAGCGTGCCATTATCAGCGACGATGAAGAGTAG
- the FYV7 gene encoding rRNA-processing protein fyv7 encodes MPRPDHSKKRFTNRKETKTADIKRALTHRARLRKNYFKLLKSEGLEEHEKLNLEADKRSNDEDESGDSHDDSASDEEVGDKEHTEKSISKNKKHSISSKQKPLNFAERAAIAKQRKEEQRKAKLAQVQEKLQHIEKQQKIRELKKQQLKQKTKYGQPVMGPRINNLLDKIKRDHV; translated from the coding sequence ATGCCAAGACCTGACCATAGTAAGAAAAGATTCACCAAtcgaaaagaaacaaagacagCTGATATCAAAAGAGCACTTACTCATCGAGCTCGGTTGAGAAAAAACTATTTCAAATTATTGAAAAGTGAAGGACTCGAAGAACATGAAAAGTTGAATTTAGAAGCAGACAAACGTTCAAATGATGAGGATGAAAGTGGCGACTCTCATGATGACTCAGCGAGCGATGAGGAAGTTGGTGACAAAGAACACACTGAGAAACTGATAtcgaaaaataaaaaacatagCATTTcgtcaaaacaaaaaccatTGAATTTTGCTGAAAGAGCAGCAATTGCCAAGCAGCggaaagaagaacagaGGAAAGCAAAACTTGCACAAGTCCAGGAGAAGCTCCAGCATAtagaaaaacaacagaaaattagagagttgaagaaacaacagttgaaacaaaagacaaaatacGGTCAACCAGTAATGGGACCAAGGATCAATAATCTACTAGATAAGATTAAACGTGATCATGTATAA
- a CDS encoding uncharacterized protein (BUSCO:EOG09261JCQ), with the protein MINILNPLRQSVARPLPLGSSLLSRHALHRFGTISRPTKLNKYAYSTSTNTNATSTSIKTTTVTASKNVPPTVARGKVKSNKRRYYNFFRFGIAIGLGATALYYTNEKFRHAILTIKRVNVVTVAMVRCFALYKEVLDRKFDTPQERSQELSRTHKKAAEITLKALEKNGGIYIKLGQHITALTYLLPREWTDTMIPLQDQCPRSSVEEIESMFESDLGVSLSDIFSEFDPTPIGVASLAQVHIARLKSNGQKVAVKVQHPSLKEFVPVDVEMTKLVFDLMYKAFPEYPLTWLGDELQNSIFVELDFTKEAENAQRTAKHFKDYPVLRIPKIIEAKNRILIMECVSGSRLDNLTYLKEHDIDPSKVSACLSHIFNDMIFTPDVGLHCDPHGGNLAIRSVQPTKNSRDNFEIILYDHGLYRDIPLQMKRDYSHFWLAVLDNNIPEMKKYTKKLAGIDGEQKFKIFISAITGRSPEAILSDKKLKKKRSIDEINDIQSQLNDSQSGVLEDLMDILSSVPRMILLILKTNDLTRSLDECLHTDLGPERTFLIMANYCAKSVYNEGIDTINSHCRGLHWALKRMGNWFQYCHRLTELYFYDFALQLRQLKLRYL; encoded by the coding sequence atgataaacATATTGAATCCTCTTCGACAGAGTGTTGCCAGGCCATTACCATTGGGTTCAAGTCTTCTTTCTCGCCATGCGCTCCACAGGTTCGGGACAATATCAAGACCTACAAAGCTTAACAAATACGCATACTCTACCTCTACAAATACTAATGcaacttcaacttcaatcAAAACAACCACTGTAACTGCTTCCAAAAATGTTCCACCAACAGTAGCAAGAGGCAAGGTCAAATCTAACAAAAGACGCTATTACAACTTTTTTCGGTTTGGTATCGCCATTGGCTTAGGTGCAACAGCGTTATACTATACCAATGAAAAATTTCGACACGCTATTTTGACAATCAAAAGAGTCAACGTAGTTACTGTTGCCATGGTTCGTTGTTTTGCCTTGTACAAGGAAGTTTTGGATAGGAAATTTGATACTCCACAAGAGCGACTGCAAGAGCTTTCAAGGACCCACAAGAAAGCAGCCGAAATTACTTTGAAAGCGTTGGAAAAGAATGGtggtatatatatcaaaTTGGGACAACACATAACGGCCTTGACATATCTTCTACCTCGTGAGTGGACTGACACAATGATACCTCTCCAAGATCAGTGTCCCCGCTCCTCGGTTGAAGAGATTGAATCGATGTTTGAAAGCGATTTGGGTGTTTCATTGCTGGATATTTTTAGTGAGTTTGATCCAACGCCGATTGGCGTGGCCAGTTTGGCACAGGTGCATATCGCGAGATTAAAATCCAATGGGCAAAAAGTTGCTGTAAAAGTGCAGCATCCTAGTTTAAAGGAATTTGTCCctgttgatgttgagaTGACCAAGTTGGTATTTGACTTGATGTACAAGGCTTTTCCGGAATACCCTCTAACTTGGCTAGGAGATGAACTACAAAACTCAATATTTGTTGAGTTGGACTTTACAAAGGAGGCAGAAAACGCTCAACGAACAGCAAAGCATTTTAAAGATTACCCTGTGTTGCGAATTCCAAAGATCATTGAAGCAAAGAATAGAATTTTGATTATGGAGTGTGTTAGTGGATCTAGATTGGACAATCTAACATACTTGAAAGAGCACGATATCGATCCATCAAAAGTTAGCGCTTGCTTGTCGCATATCTTTAATGACATGATCTTTACTCCCGATGTAGGATTGCATTGTGATCCTCATGGCGGGAATTTAGCCATTCGAAGTGTGCAACCAACAAAGAACAGTAGAGACAATTTTGAGATTATCTTGTACGACCATGGGCTTTACAGAGATATTCCATTGCAAATGAAACGTGACTATAGTCATTTTTGGCTAGCTGTATTGGACAACAATATTCCcgaaatgaaaaagtacACCAAAAAACTAGCTGGTATTGATGGAGAACAAAAATTCAAGATTTTTATTAGTGCAATTACTGGAAGATCTCCTGAAGCCATCTTATCTgacaaaaaattgaagaagaaaagatcCATTGATGAGATAAACGACATCCAGTCGCAGCTCAATGACTCTCAAAGTGGGGTGCTTGAAGATCTCATGGATATTTTGAGCAGTGTTCCAAGAATGATTTTGTTGATCCTCAAGACCAATGATCTCACCCGAAGTTTAGATGAGTGTCTTCACACTGATTTGGGACCCGAGAGAACTTTCCTTATTATGGCCAATTATTGTGCCAAGAGTGTTTATAACGAAGGCATAGACACTATAAACAGTCACTGTAGAGGTTTACACTGGGCGCTCAAGAGAATGGGCAATTGGTTTCAGTATTGTCATCGATTGACCGAGTTGTACTTTTATGATTTTGCTTTGCAACTTCGACAATTGAAATTACGTTACCTCTAG
- the SMD3 gene encoding small nuclear ribonucleoprotein Sm D3, giving the protein MSAGIPVRLLNEAQGHIVSIEVNNGDVYRGKLLENEDNMNSSLYDVTITNGKNGSVKHMEQVFIRGSMIRFISVPDILRNAPMFHMKPGDKPKPPIRGPPPKRKKY; this is encoded by the coding sequence ATGTCGGCCGGTATTCCAGTACGGCTTCTCAATGAAGCACAAGGCCATATTGTCTCAATCGAAGTAAACAATGGCGATGTATACCGAGGTAAATTGCTCGAAAACGAAGATAACATGAACTCATCCTTATACGATGTCACAATTACAAATGGGAAAAACGGCTCTGTTAAGCACATGGAACAAGTATTTATTAGAGGCAGCATGATACGATTTATAAGCGTGCCTGATATATTAAGAAATGCACCAATGTTTCATATGAAACCTGGTgacaaaccaaaaccaccaATAAGAGGACCCCCAccaaagaggaagaaataTTAA
- the GLR1 gene encoding Glutathione reductase (BUSCO:EOG09262H1X), with protein sequence MAPITSNAKPLKNFDYLVIGGGSGGVASARRAAKYGAKVLLIESNFNKLGGTCVNVGCVPKKVMWYASDLAHKKADLFPYKLDKQEEHVKYGDFNWGEFKTKRDAYVTRLNGIYANNLKKEGVDFAFGFAKFINSNADVEVTLSGDQQLPFLDANKDYKKDEKLVFSSDKVLIATGGTAIIPPNIEGAELGITSDGFFELKQQPKKVAIVGAGYIGVEFSGVFNGLGSEVDFIIRRDKVLRAFDEIIQDTITDYYSDNLGINIIKNSGVKKVEQASNGKKKITLVNDDTIEADELIWTVGRKSLVDIGLDLVGVKVNGHQQIEADEYQVTANPKIFSLGDVVGKVELTPVAIAAGRKLSNRLFGGEQFKDDHLDYNNIPSAVFSHPECGSIGLSTAQAIEKYGKDNIKVYNSKFTAMYYAMMEDQKDKSPTVYRIVTHGPEEKIVGLHLVGDNSSEILQGFGVAIKMGATKKDFDSCVAIHPTSAEELVTMT encoded by the coding sequence ATGGCCCCTATCACATCAAACGCTAAACCATTAAAGAATTTCGACTACTTGGTCATTGGAGGAGGATCCGGAGGTGTTGCTAGTGCACGTCGTGCAGCCAAGTACGGAGCCAAGGTGTTACTTATTGAATCAAACTTTAACAAGCTTGGTGGTACTTGTGTCAATGTTGGATGTGTCCCCAAAAAAGTCATGTGGTATGCCTCCGATCTTGCACACAAAAAGGCTGATTTATTCCCATACAAATTGGataaacaagaagaacacGTTAAATATGGAGATTTCAACTGGGGTGAATTCAAGACCAAGAGAGATGCATACGTCACAAGATTAAATGGCATTTATGCCAATaacttgaaaaaagagggtgttgattttgcatttggttttgcaaaattcaTCAATTCCAATGCCGACGTTGAAGTTACATTGAGTGGAGATCAACAATTGCCCTTTTTGGATGCCAACAAAGATTACAAGAAGGATGAGAAATTGGTTTTCAGCAGTGACAAGGTATTGATCGCCACCGGAGGTACTGCCATCATTCCACCTAATATCGAAGGTGCAGAATTGGGTATAACTTCAGACGGATTTTTTGAATTGAAACAACAGCCAAAGAAGGTGGCTATTGTTGGTGCTGGGTATATTGGTGTTGAATTTTCTGGTGTGTTTAATGGCTTAGGATCTGAAGTTGATTTTATTATAAGAAGAGACAAAGTCTTGCGTGCATTTGACGAAATCATTCAAGACACCATCACCGATTATTACCTGGACAATTTGGGCATTAACATTATTAAAAACTCGGGTGTGAAGAAAGTAGAGCAAGCTAGCAAcggaaagaagaagataacATTGGTCAATGACGACACTATTGAAGCTGATGAATTGATCTGGACCGTTGGTAGAAAATCATTGGTTGACATTGGATTGGACTTGGTTGGCGTTAAGGTTAACGGTCACCAACAAATTGAGGCAGATGAGTATCAAGTCACTGCCAACCCCAAGATCTTTTCTCTTGGTGACGTTGTTGGTAAAGTTGAATTGACGCCCGTCGCTATTGCAGCCGGTCGTAAATTATCCAATAGGTTGTTTGGTGGTGAGCAATTCAAAGATGACCATTTGGACTATAACAATATCCCATCTGCTGTGTTTTCACACCCAGAGTGTGGATCGATTGGATTGTCTACCGCACAAGCAATTGAGAAATACGGTAAGGATAACATCAAGGTGTACAACTCCAAGTTCACGGCGATGTACTATGCCATGATGGAAGACCAAAAGGATAAGAGCCCTACAGTTTATAGAATTGTGACTCATGGTCCAGAAGAGAAGATTGTTGGTTTGCATTTGGTTGGAGACAATAGTTCTGAGATTTTGCAAGGCTTTGGTGTTGCCATTAAGATGGGTGCtacaaagaaagatttCGATAGCTGTGTTGCTATCCATCCAACCTCAGCCGAGGAGTTGGTTACCATGACCTAA
- the RPS11A gene encoding ribosomal 40S subunit protein S11A (BUSCO:EOG092653NM) has product MATELTVQSERAFQKQPHIFTNPKAKANRKTKRWYKDVGLGFKTPKAAIEGSYIDKKCPFVGTVSIRGKILTGVVVSTKMHRTIIIRRDYLHYVPKYNRYEKRHKNVAAHISPAFRVSEGDVVTVGQCRPISKTVRFNVLKVAASGSKSKAFAKF; this is encoded by the exons atggCAACTGAGTTAACTGTTCAATCCGAAAGAGCTTTCCAAAAG caACCACACATTTTCACCAACCCAAAGGCCAAAGCCAACAGAAAGACCAAGAGATGGTATAAAGACGTTGGTTTGGGTTTCAAGACTCCAAAGGCTGCCATTGAAGGTTCATACATTGACAAGAAATGTCCATTCGTTGGTACCGTTTCCATTAGAGGTAAGATTCTTActggtgttgttgtctCAACAAAGATGCACAgaaccatcatcatcagaaGAGACTACTTGCACTATGTTCCAAAATACAACAGATACGAAAAGAGACACAAGAATGTTGCTGCTCACATCTCACCAGCTTTCAGAGTTTCAGAAGGTGATGTTGTCACTGTTGGTCAATGTAGACCAATCTCAAAGACCGTCAGATTCAACGTCTTGAAGGTTGCTGCTTCTGGTTCTAAATCAAAGGCTTTTGCCAAATTCTAA